The sequence below is a genomic window from Lolium perenne isolate Kyuss_39 chromosome 4, Kyuss_2.0, whole genome shotgun sequence.
CCGCTGTCGCCGACCTCCTTTCCTCCGGCGACCCCGTCGCCGCGCTGGCCGTCTTCGCTGCCGCTCTCCGCGCTAACCCCGCCGCGCTTCGCCCGGCCCTTCCCCCCGCCTTccgcgcagccgccgccgccacctccctcGCCGCCGGCCGTCAGCTCCACCTCCTTGCCCTCCGTTCGGGTCTATTCCCCTCCGACCCGTTCTCCGCCTCCGCTCTCCTCCACATGTACCACCACTGCCGCCACCCGCTAGACGCCCGCAAGGCGTTCGACGAAATCCCCAGCCCCAACCCCGTCATTATCACCGCCATGGCCTCCGGCTACGCGCGCAACAGTCTATTCTACCCCTCGCTCGCTCTCTTCCGCGCCTTGCTCGTCTCTGGATCTTCCATGGCGGTGGACGAGGCGGCTGCGCTCGTGGCCTTCTCCGCGTCAGCCCGTGTCTCGGACCGAGGGATTACATCTAGCCTTCATGCGCTCATTGCCAAGATTGGCTTGGACGTGGATGCTGGGGTGGTCAACACAATGCTAGACGCGTATGCCAAGGGCGGTGGCCGTGATCTGGGGGCCGCAAGGAAAGTGTTTGATACGATGGACAAGGATGTGGTGTCCTGGAATTCGATGATTGCGCTCTATGCTCAGAATGGGCTGTCCGCGGAGGCCCTCAGGCTATATGGCAACATGCTgaatgttggtggaggcattaggTGCAATGCTGTGACCTTCTCTGCCGTGTTACTGGCTTGTGCGCATGCTGGGACAATACAGACTGGAAAGCGCATTCATAATCAGGTGAATTACTACTGCCTGCTGAATAAATTACAAATGTTACTTGACCACTTGCATGCTGTTTTGATCAAACGCAATAAAAACAGATGTCTAGATGGCCAGATCACCTGGCCAGATGTTTGGAGTGTGAAGGTTGCGTAGCACCCTGCAATAATTATATGCACGAGGCATCATCAAATACCTTGTTACACACTACTAGTTGCCTGTTGGTGATATCAAATGTTGTTCTTCAGTCTAGATTTTCTGCACCATGTGAGGgattatgatacaaaattgttccttttcttcgcgaagcaaAGCTTGGGTCTTGATGCATTGTTACTTGTTAGAAAGAACATATATTTACAAGCCTAATGCTAGACCCAGACAACCGATCGGTCAAGACAAGACCGTGGCCAACAACTGCAGGGCAGACTAGATCTCCACAAATAACTAGATATATGCATCTTGGCAAAAAAAAGCCTGAAAAGATAAACACAGGATGTATATTATTTAATCACTTAGCGGTTCAGAAAATATCTCTTATCAAAATTTGTCCATTAGGCATTCAAATATTCCAGTGAGTATTTGGATTAAGTTTAGCACTTTCTAGGGTAAACATATAAACTCCTGAATttaaggatcattttttatcagtGTGTTTCATACCTATAAGCATGTCCATTCATGAGGTTTGCACATCATTTCCTAGTTCAAGTTATGAGTTGAAATGCTAGGTCAGTTGAATTAATTCGAAATTTTGTTGGTAGATTTGATTATTCTAAGCACCATTACAGTAAGTTGACCACTGGCGCTATATGAGATTGAGCAAGTCAGAAATTAATCTGTTTTCAGTTCCCTGAGCCTTTTACTCATATTGTCCATAGTGCTGTAAAATGCTTTCTATTGTGCTAATGTGATTGAAGTTTCCTCTTATGATATATTGAAAGGTGGTGAGAATGGGTTTGGAGGAAAATGTCTACGTTGGAACTTCTGTAGTCGATATGTATAGCAAGTGCGGAAGAGTTGAAATGGCAAGAAAGGCTTTTGAAAAAATTAAGGAGAAGAATGTCCTTTCATGGTCTGCCTTGATTACTGGCTATGGCATGCATGGTCATGGACAACAAGCCCTTGACATATTTGATGAGATGAGGAGATCAGGGCAAAATCCTAATTACATAACTTTTATATCGGTTTTAGCTGCTTGTAGTCATGCTGGTCTTTTAGATAAGGGACGTTATTGGTACAAAACCATGAAGAAAAAGTTCGGGATTGAGCCTGGTGTGGAACACTTAGGATGCATGGTGGATCTTCTCGGCCGTGCTGGTTGTCTTGATGAGGCTTATGGCCTCATTAAAGAAATGAAGATCAAACCTGATGCTGCTATCTGGGGAGCTCTTCTTAGTGCATGTCGAATCCACAAAAAGGTTGAACTGGCAGAAATTTCGGCGAAAAGATTGTTTGAGTTAGATGCGACTAACAGTGGGTACTATGTTCTACTGTCCAATATATATGCAGAAGCTGGGTTGTGGAAAGATGTGGAGAGAATGAGAGTTATGGTTAAAGCACGAGGAATAGAAAAGCCTCCAGGGTATAGTTCAGTTGAGTTGAAAGGTAAAACCCATGTGTTTTATGTTGGTGATAAGATTCATCCTCAGCACAAGGAGATCTATTCTTATTTGGGGAAACTACTTGAGACAATTCAAGAAGCAGGCTATGTACCAAACACGAGTTCTGTTCTTCATGATTTAGATGAAGAGGAGAAAGAGTCCGCAGTGCGCATCCATAGTGAAAAGCTTGCCGTTGCTTTTGCTCTAATGAATCAGGTCCCGGGTTCGATAATCCATGTAATAAAGAATCTTCGGGTCTGTACAGATTGCCACACAGCAATGAAGTTTATTTCAAGGATCTCTGGACGAGAAATTATTGTCAGAGATTTACAGCGTTTTCATCATTTCAAGGACGGATCATGCTCTTGCGGGGATTATTGGTGACAAACTTACAAGGGAGCTGAGGCTGTGATGCCATTTTCTCTGTCTGTAATATCACTGTTATATGTTACTCTTTCATGTCAAGGTGGATTTGTATCCAAGATACTATATTGTTGCATATTTTCATCTGGATTAGGCTAATGACATTGTCTCGCTGCAATACTGCATTGCTGGCTAGAGCCAGACAAAGTATATGTGATAATATTGAAGGTTAGCATTTTTTTTAAGGTTTTTTCTACTCATTGGTTCAATTTGCATCTTTATGTGGAAGACATGAACTGCCATTGTCAGTTTTGTTTTGTAGTACATGGATTTTTCATTGTCCATTACCATTTTCATATGCTTGTACGCGCCGTTGGACTACATAGCTTGTTTTGAACTTCTACTGTCGAGGCAGCTAAGAACTTTAAATGCATGGATTTATTCGGTCTAGAAATTTATTGAAGAGGCCAACATGACCATGATGTTGTAGCTCCTAATATTTTCAAGGAAACCCTATGATAGTTATCATTTCTAGCAGGTATGTGTTTCTTCTCAATTAAATGTTTACTTGTCAATAAATATAATTTTATGCTATGGAGGAACAAGCACTTGGATGCCACTATGGCTTGAATTCATATATGAAGAAGCTTCAGTACTCTTATTGCAAGTAGAGATGGGTCTCTTACAGCTTAAATGCATGCATTTTACACTGAGATTTTGCTGATTATTCATGACATAGTATAAACAAGGCAATCTTATGTTCAAATAGTAAATATGAAAAAAAAATTGGTTGGTACTATTTGAGATGACTATGTTTTTAGATAGGTTTGGGCAGAACCCTGAACTAAAGATTGCTGACATCTGAAAACCCCAAAAGCCATAGGTTGACTGGTTGTTTTCTTAGTTCTTGTACTTGTCCGTATTTGACATTTATCATATCTTGTTTTTTCTTCTTCTCCATGCTTTTTCTAGTATATCTATATCTGTTGTAGGCCAATATACATCTTATGTGTTGGTGTGCTAAATTTCATGCTTGATTCCGAGATAAATAGTAGTACTGCGGTTTTTTGTGCCCACAAATATCATGATAATCATCCAGCAAGGCTCGAAAGGCAGAGTCATTCCAGAGTTCGGCACTTAAGTGGGATTTGGTTTCTTAGAGGTACTAATATGTTCTTAGAGGCACTTAAGTATTAATAATGAAAAAGTATTAAAGGGCTACGCAGACATAGAAAAAGGGCTTCACTACGATGGTCCCGGAATCAATTACTCAGTTCACTACCGAGGACCATAATAGCCCGGCAAAGAAGATGAAGACAGAAGCTAGGGGATGAGAATTCGAACCTTCAATAGCTCTATTTCACTGGTTAACACCTCTTAGTTGCATTTAGAAAACATCAACGATCAGTACTAGACACTGCGTGCAGAAGAGGTATTTTATATTGGTATGCCAAGCCTTACAGAGAGACCATTCTCCATTAGTTTAGAAGGTCTCAATTTTCCCCTGGGTTTGATGGGTGATACTGTCTTCTCTTTCTAGTTTccagaggaggagaaaaacctcggTCCTTTTGATCGCTTGGTTTACGTATACCATTTTACCAATGACACTCAGAACCAAACAGTGATGAAGTTCAGCTAATGCTAGATCTCAGTTACTTCATCTATTGAGTAAAACCTGTTctgtaaaataaataaaaatatgcagCGTGGTTTCTGTGAGTAGGTCCAAAAGTACAGTTGGACAACCTTTAAGTCATCAGCTGAAAGAAATGTCTTTCCCATTGCTTACTTAGATATGCTTGATACTTCTCCTCATTTCCATATGCTTGATATTTCAGAATTTTGGAAAACCTTTCTTTGTGGTTGTTCTTGAGGATGAGGCCTTACCTTAGATTAAGAGACACTTGCAGAAAAAGATGGTGATTTCTCCAAGGTAATGAGGGTTTCTTGGACTAGAGCACCCGGACACAGCTCCAATAAAGGCACACCCTGCTAACCAGTTACGGGTTCCTCTTGTCAGAAACGGTCCTTGGATTGGATATCCTGATAATGCCCACATTATTTTGTTCTTTTTGGCTGGAATTTTGCTAATTGCATGATCTCTATGCTGGACCATCATTCATTTGAGAGACCTGTAAAGATGTATGACAAGACAGTTGTCTGAAACACGAGTGACGTCCTGATATGCAATAATACGAAGCAAGTAGCTGAAACTGAAATTGCTGGCTTGAATACATTGTTTTTCAGAATATGATGGCAGGACTGGTTAAATCAGGTTCATGGAGCCGGTTTCAGAATGGAGGCCCTTTTGGTTTTCAGTAGACAAGGCTGTTTTCTTTTGTCCATTAGGTGCTGTACATAATCAAATAGCTGCTAGGTGGCAAGTTGCTTTTCCTGTGTATTGTTGTTGTGAGATGTACAAGTCTTTTCCTTGTTGATGCCCAAAACGATACTTATATCTCCAGTTATGGTACAGTGCTGTGTCCTTTTACACATTTCAACATTTGTATTCGACTGGCTGCCATCTGCTTAAGTTCAAGTTGTAATACAGGGATGTTCGTTTTGTTGCCTT
It includes:
- the LOC127332102 gene encoding pentatricopeptide repeat-containing protein At3g26782, mitochondrial, with amino-acid sequence MAAASVQPPLNPRAAAPSPAAHTSNTRSLQDTRVHTSDPSLRAMFLRAVDPSRPASWSAAVADLLSSGDPVAALAVFAAALRANPAALRPALPPAFRAAAAATSLAAGRQLHLLALRSGLFPSDPFSASALLHMYHHCRHPLDARKAFDEIPSPNPVIITAMASGYARNSLFYPSLALFRALLVSGSSMAVDEAAALVAFSASARVSDRGITSSLHALIAKIGLDVDAGVVNTMLDAYAKGGGRDLGAARKVFDTMDKDVVSWNSMIALYAQNGLSAEALRLYGNMLNVGGGIRCNAVTFSAVLLACAHAGTIQTGKRIHNQVVRMGLEENVYVGTSVVDMYSKCGRVEMARKAFEKIKEKNVLSWSALITGYGMHGHGQQALDIFDEMRRSGQNPNYITFISVLAACSHAGLLDKGRYWYKTMKKKFGIEPGVEHLGCMVDLLGRAGCLDEAYGLIKEMKIKPDAAIWGALLSACRIHKKVELAEISAKRLFELDATNSGYYVLLSNIYAEAGLWKDVERMRVMVKARGIEKPPGYSSVELKGKTHVFYVGDKIHPQHKEIYSYLGKLLETIQEAGYVPNTSSVLHDLDEEEKESAVRIHSEKLAVAFALMNQVPGSIIHVIKNLRVCTDCHTAMKFISRISGREIIVRDLQRFHHFKDGSCSCGDYW